A stretch of DNA from Virgibacillus proomii:
AGAAAAGAATGTTACTATTCTTAGTCTCTTTAAAGTACAAAAAACCCTTTTAACAAAACATTCGGGAAATGCTTGTTTATTCATTAAAGTCTTTTAAATAATCCTACTTAAATTCGATTGGTTAACCGGTGAATATGCAAAGTTAAATATAATATTTCATCATGTGAAATGGACCAGTTATAGTCTTTTTTAATATACGAGGCAATGCGCTCTGCGCATCGATATGCTTTATCATATTTCACTTTAATCTGCTCGTATAAAAACTCATCATACGTGTCTTCCAATTTTTCTTTGCGAATAAAACGCATGGCAAAAAAGCGCAAGTGTGTCAAAAATCGCTCATAATTGACTGAGTCTTCATCTAAGTCCATTTGAAAATAATATTTAACGATATTTAATATGTCATTGACCATTTCCGTCACTTGAACAGTCTTTGTCATATTCTCACCAGAAAGCTGACTATTAACAAAATGCAATGCAATGGAAGCCGCTTCGTCTTCTGGCAATTCTATATTTAATTCTTGGTTAATAATGTCCAGCGCTTCTAGCGCTATTTTGTATTCTTGCTTGTAGTACTTGCTAATTTCCCATAACAATGCATTTTTCAAATCGTATCCCAGTTTATGGCGTTCCACCGCAAAGTTCAAATGATCAATTAAAGCGACATATAAATAATCATCTAATTGGTAGGATAGTCTAGACTTGGCCAGTTCAATAATTTGATGGGCTAATTCCAAATAAATCTCTGGTATTTCTTTTAATAGTTCAGCAATCTTATTAGATATACCTTTATGCTCCAATATAAAGATCTTTTCTACCTTTTCTGGATCGATGGAATCGCCTTCTTTTTTCTGAAAAGCCAAGCCTAAACCCATAACGACAACTTCTTGATGCTGCTCATTATAAGTCAATGCTACATTATTGTTTAATATTTTTTTGATTTTCATATTACTCACACCTGAATCATATTTTAGGAAATCTGATATACAATCAGTGTATGAGGCGGACAAAGTACTAAAACCAGCTCTTCGCCCAACTCCTTTTGACTATTCTATTACTATTTCTTATCTGTCATTAATTATTCTGAAACTGTGGTAGATATTCTTGATGAGCTTCAAGCATTTCATCAAGAATTTCTTTCGCTATGGTGTCAGATGGAATGAGTGGATTAATTGTCATTGCTAGAAGTGCTGTTTGATAATTGCCGGTTACAGCAGCCTCTGCTGCAACTCTTTCAAATGATTTAATTTGCTGTACAAGACCTCTTGTTGCTACAGGTAAATCGCCAATAGCGATTGGTTTTGGACCATCTTTTGTAATAACAGAATTGATTTCAACAGCTGAGTCATCTGGAATGCTTGCAATTGCTCCATTATTAATAGTATTAACAGGCTGAATATCTCTGCGATTATTATAGATAGAATCGACTAGACTACATGCTGCATCACTATAGTAAGCACCGCCTCTTTCCTCTAATTGTGGAGGCTTGATCGTTAAGTCTTCATCTTTATATAACTCAAATAAATCTTTTTCTAGTTTTTGAACAACTTCAGCTCGAGTTCCTTCTTCCGCCGCTGCTTTACTTTCTTCTTCAAACATCTCACTTGTTTTGTAGTAGTAACGGTGATAAGGACAAGGAATCGCTTGGAGTGCTTTCAGAAAGTCTGGTTCCCATTTCAAGTCGACGATATTTCTCATCGTTCCACTTGACACGTCACCTGAAGCAATCTTTTCAATATATTGGTCGGTATAAACTTCCCCATCTAGATAGACATTTAATCCGTAAATCATATGGTTCAATCCTGCAAAATCAATTTGAATCCGCTCAGGATCAACACCTAATTGATCTGCAATCCCCATTTTCATTCCGACCGGGACATTACATAGACCAATGATTTTCTTCCAATCACTATGGCGGAGAACTGCTTCTGTCACCATTCCTGCTGGGTTGGTGAAGTTAATCAACCATGCATCAGGACATAATTCTTCCATATCTTTAACGATATCTAAAATAACCGGAATTGTCCTCAAACCTTTGAAAAGTCCACCCGGCCCATTTGTTTCCTGACCAATGACGCCATATTTTAAAGGAATACGTTCATCTTTTGCACGTGCTTCCAGTAAACCGACACGTAACTGCGTCGTTACAAAGTCTGCATCTTTCAATGCTTCCCGGCGGTCTAATGTAAGATGTACATCAATTGGCAAACCAGCTTCTTTAATCATACGCTTAGCTAAGCCACCAACGATTTCCAGTTTTTCTTGTCCTTCTGGGATATCAACTAACCAAAGCTCACGGACTGGTAAACTATCATATCTTTTTATAAATCCCTCGACTAATTCTGGAGTATAGCTTGACCCCCCACCTATTGTGACAATTTTAACGTCTTTACTCATTAAAATGACCTCCTATTACTAAAACCTCTCATTCTTTCTTTGAAAATCGATTCCTCATGCATGGGATAGCGGTGGGCAATAAAAAAACCCGAACTGTTTAAAAACGCACGTATAGCGTTTTCAAATCAATTCAGGTTATGCCCAATTAAGGTTACATTCCTTAAATTTTAAGATTAACTTATTTAATTATAGCTTTAAGTTATCACATTTTTTGATTGGTGTCAACATTTACATTAAAAAGGGTTGAGTCAAGTATTTGTAGAGCTTTTTTTCTACATTTTGCATTTCAACTACAGAAGAAAGATATGCCTTCACATCGTCTGAATTTCTACCTGTATACCAAATATCTCCATCAATTTTTTTGTAAATTAGCGTTTACTTGATCGATAACAAATTCATACTTTCTGAGAGTTATTTCCAAATTCTTAACTTCTTGTTGGAGAACATCTAATTCATTCTGTAATTTATATATTTGTTCAAGATGGTTGTTGAATATAAAATTTAAAATCGGATTAAGTTTTACAGAATATTTTATATCACTGCATTTATTTAAGAAATCTTGAATCTTACCTTGCCCCTTTTCTCCTTAATTATAAGTTAATTGAATTAAACTTTATGATGAATAATCTATCTCTTATTAAATTTCATAAAGGAATAGAAGGATATGTAGCATATTTTTACGATTGATTCTAGTAAATAACATAATTTACTTTTCATTCCAAAAGCCTAAAATAAAAAACTGAAGGTGTTAAGAATTACATGCATTGCATTATTCAGCTCATTTCCATTAAATATATTACATCCAGAATATATTTTTTTGTATAATATAACTCTCCATTATAACACCAGACTTTTAATCGATGTTACGATGATAGTATGTACGGAGGTGATTTAACCATGAATCTATAAAACCTCACAAATCGCTGAAATAATTGGAGTTCATCCCAATACAGTACGACTCTATGAAGATTTAGAACTTATTGCAAAACCTAAACGTCAAGCAAATGGCTATCGTGTTTTCACTGATCTTCACTTAGAACAATTCAGACTTGCTCGACTTGCCTTTCAAATAGAAGTGTTACAAAATGGATTAAGAAAAAAATTGTCAAAATGGTCAAGACTTCAGCATCAGGCGATTACGATAAGGCCCTTCAGCATACTCAAGAATATATACTCCAATTACAAGAAGAGCGAAAAAATGCGGAAGAAGCTATAGTAATAGTGAAAAGGCTTTTAGACGGTAAATCAATAATAAATAAACTGTACATGCAAGAAAAGAAGTTTCCCAATATCTTAACATTTCTATGGATACACTTAGAAACTGGGAGATGAATGGTCTTTTATCAGTTAAACGTAAAAAAAATGGTTATCGCGTTTATAGAGATAAAGATATTCGGCAGTTAAAAATTATCCGCTCTCTCCGTTGTGCAAATTATTCCCTTGAGTCAATTTTGCGTATGCTTAATGCATTGTCCTCAAATACTAATACAAACTTAAAAAAAGTACTTAATACACCTACGAAGAACGAGGATATTATTTCAGTATGTGATAAGTTAATAGATTCATTGAACAAAGCTGAAAGAAATGCACAGATCATGATTAATCAACTGCAATATATGAAAAACATATTTCACTAAACCCTACACTTTAACACCAGCCTTCTTGCTGGTGTTATTCTTTTATTGGACAAATTTATGTGATAAAAACAAGGAGGAAATGTTTATGCAAGCCGTCATTCATGTTGAACAGTTATCTAAGACTTATACTGGGTTGCCAGTAGTAAAAAATTTGAGTTTTTCCATAAAAAGGGGAATGGTATTTGGTTTACTTGGTGCAAATGGTGCAGGAAAAAGCACAACGATTGAGTGTATGCTAGGGACAAAAAAAGCTGATAGTGGAAGGGTTACTATTTTAGGGAAGAATCCATTGACAGAACGAAAACAATTATT
This window harbors:
- the licT gene encoding BglG family transcription antiterminator LicT → MKIKKILNNNVALTYNEQHQEVVVMGLGLAFQKKEGDSIDPEKVEKIFILEHKGISNKIAELLKEIPEIYLELAHQIIELAKSRLSYQLDDYLYVALIDHLNFAVERHKLGYDLKNALLWEISKYYKQEYKIALEALDIINQELNIELPEDEAASIALHFVNSQLSGENMTKTVQVTEMVNDILNIVKYYFQMDLDEDSVNYERFLTHLRFFAMRFIRKEKLEDTYDEFLYEQIKVKYDKAYRCAERIASYIKKDYNWSISHDEILYLTLHIHRLTNRI
- a CDS encoding helix-turn-helix domain-containing protein, translated to MDTLRNWEMNGLLSVKRKKNGYRVYRDKDIRQLKIIRSLRCANYSLESILRMLNALSSNTNTNLKKVLNTPTKNEDIISVCDKLIDSLNKAERNAQIMINQLQYMKNIFH
- a CDS encoding 6-phospho-beta-glucosidase, with the translated sequence MSKDVKIVTIGGGSSYTPELVEGFIKRYDSLPVRELWLVDIPEGQEKLEIVGGLAKRMIKEAGLPIDVHLTLDRREALKDADFVTTQLRVGLLEARAKDERIPLKYGVIGQETNGPGGLFKGLRTIPVILDIVKDMEELCPDAWLINFTNPAGMVTEAVLRHSDWKKIIGLCNVPVGMKMGIADQLGVDPERIQIDFAGLNHMIYGLNVYLDGEVYTDQYIEKIASGDVSSGTMRNIVDLKWEPDFLKALQAIPCPYHRYYYKTSEMFEEESKAAAEEGTRAEVVQKLEKDLFELYKDEDLTIKPPQLEERGGAYYSDAACSLVDSIYNNRRDIQPVNTINNGAIASIPDDSAVEINSVITKDGPKPIAIGDLPVATRGLVQQIKSFERVAAEAAVTGNYQTALLAMTINPLIPSDTIAKEILDEMLEAHQEYLPQFQNN
- a CDS encoding MerR family DNA-binding transcriptional regulator; the protein is MGVHPNTVRLYEDLELIAKPKRQANGYRVFTDLHLEQFRLARLAFQIEVLQNGLRKKLSKWSRLQHQAITIRPFSILKNIYSNYKKSEKMRKKL